A genomic window from Nicotiana sylvestris chromosome 11, ASM39365v2, whole genome shotgun sequence includes:
- the LOC138880720 gene encoding uncharacterized protein, producing MLLLIWIRRALLPKRKATKESSEEEEEGTSLITRPRVRRRIIIDDEIENTPARTTTTEPVLIQSDEDAEPRDNNESIQHLFDSVSTAPISVPLAISTAPASAPVLVSTSFPSIPSTAPLPSVHHTETASEGETSMTQSVEVEASVTLASLIDPNISSSTETVPIAASSEVATVPVAESEINIATSDKDMRDPKVRL from the exons atgctgcttTTGATTTGGATAAGGCGAGCTTTGCTGCCTAAAAGGaaagctacaaaggaaagttctgaagaagaagaggagggtacctccctaattaccaggccaagggtcaggagacgaataatcattgatgatgaaattgaaaacactcctgctcgaaccaccaccaccgagcctgttttgattcaatctGACGAGGAcgccgaaccaagagataataatgagtcaattcagcatctttttgacagtg tttctaccgctcctatATCCGTTCCCTTGGCTATTTCTACCGCACCTGCTTCCGCTCCtgtgttggtttctacatcttttccttccattccttccactgctcctcttccctctgttcatcatacagagacag cttcagagggtgaaacttctatgactcagtctgtggaagttgaagcttccgtgactcttgcttccctcATTGATCCTAACATTTCAAGCTCAACTGAAACTGTTCCTattgctgcttcttcagaagttgccaccgtgcctgtggctgaaagtgaaattaatattgcaacttctgat aaagatatgcGGGACCcgaaggtgcgattatag
- the LOC104229420 gene encoding norbelladine synthase-like, which translates to MLGKFSEQAEINASASEVWNLYSTIQFVKFLVEKHIVEKIEFIEGNGGIGSVLQVTLPRNAPYKEKFVSIDDEKRVKEIEVVEGGYLDLGFSFYGFKFEVIEKDENSCIVKITIEFETKDVENIHLTLGNLPVFVAILKATVEHFNEKNK; encoded by the exons atgTTGGGAAAATTTTCAGAGCAAGCAGAAATAAATGCATCAGCAAGTGAAGTGTGGAATCTCTATTCCACTATTCAATTTGTCAAATTTCTTGTTGAAAAACACATTGTTGAAAAGATTGAGTTTATTGAAGGCAATGGTGGCATTGGTTCAGTCCTGCAAGTTA CTCTTCCTCGTAATGCTCCATATAAAGAGAAATTCGTCTCAATAGATGATGAAAAACGAGTGAAGGAAATCGAGGTGGTTGAAGGGGGATATCTTGATCTAGGATTCAGTTTCTATGGGTTTAAGTTTGAAGTTATAGAGAAGGATGAGAATTCATGCATCGTGAAAATTACCATTGAATTTGAGACTAAAGATGTTGAAAATATTCATCTTACTCTTGGCAATCTCCCAGTCTTTGTTGCCATCTTGAAAGCTACTGTTGAACATTTCAACGAGAAGAACAAGTAA